In Spinacia oleracea cultivar Varoflay unplaced genomic scaffold, BTI_SOV_V1 SOVchr0_071, whole genome shotgun sequence, one genomic interval encodes:
- the LOC130465146 gene encoding uncharacterized protein: MVEFLSEDSDSPMRRRNLEEASRHVKEVRPRRRTRRILQKKNADRYSLEAPVRQHESVARRKNGCGSEEKRGRRRTSSRGPFKFNTALGEILLAEGPSLGIEPSPRRSFTSCPQVPFCVFHNDEGHDTQSCRMLRKILTDCVAEGHLRQYVHLEDAHEEASPTSKYTNERIMVISRGIAAGEPCKEGRQKGPPHLRPAQKNLPSVEISEDDYRRAATPYDDDPLVIEVKVANLKVKRVLVDTGSSSDIISLQCLRKLRHNPGDIEQVYGPLVGFGGSIVRPIGSILLPISFGIPPVVKEVAIRFIIVANLTTFNIILGRPTLNDLKSVIVPHLLLVKFVGSNGRVGSLYGNQQLASDCYLSTLEPTAWGASPKGK, from the coding sequence ATGGTAGAGTTTCTGTCAGAAGATTCTGACTCGCCTATGAGGAGGCGCAACCTGGAGGAAGCTAGTCGGCATGTCAAGGAGGTTCGTCCAAGAAGAAGGACGAGACGAATCTTGCAGAAGAAAAATGCGGACCGTTACTCTCTAGAGGCTCCTGTAAGACAGCATGAGAGCGTCGCCCGAAGGAAGAATGGATGTGGCTCTGAAGAAAAAAGGGGGCGAAGGAGGACGTCCTCTAGAGGTCCCTTTAAGTTCAATACGGCCCTTGGCGAGATCCTCCTTGCGGAAGGACCAagtctgggaatagaaccgTCTCCCCGACGATCGTTCACCTCCTGCCCACAAGTACCTTTCTGTGTTTTTCACAACGACGAAGGGCATGACACTCAAAGTTGCcggatgttgaggaagatattaacTGATTGCGTGGCTGAAGGACACCTTCGCCAGTACGTCCATCTAGAGGACGCACATGAAGAAGCGAGCCCCACCTCTAAGTACACAAATGAAAGAATTATGGTAATATCAAGAGGAATAGCGgcaggagaaccatgtaaggagGGACGACAAAAAGGCCCACCTCATCTTCGCCCAGCACAGAAGAACCTACCCTCTGTAGAAATTTCCGAAGACGACTATAGAAGGGCGGCCACACCATATGATGACGATCCTCTGGTTATTGAGGTTAAGGTGGCTAATCTTAAGGTAAAGAGAGTACTGGTGGATACGGGAAGCTCGTCTgacataatcagtctgcaatgCCTGCGGAAATTAAGGCACAATCCAGGAGACATAGAACAAGTTTACgggcccttggtaggattcggGGGGAGCATCGTTCGTCCAATTGGTTCCATTTTGCTGCCGATTTCTTTTGGAATTCCCCCAGTAGTCAAAGAAGTTGCCATCAGGTTTATAATAGTGGCAAATCTCAccacattcaacatcatacttggtcgtccaacactcaacgacctaAAATCTGTGATCGTCCCTCATTTACTATTGGTAAAATTTGTTGGAAGCAACGGACGCGTTGGATCTCTCTATGGAAATCAACAGTTGGCCAGCGATTGTTACTTGTCGACGTTGGAGCCAACGGCCTGGGGAGCTTCTCCAAAGGGAAAGTAA